The following are encoded in a window of Thalassotalea insulae genomic DNA:
- a CDS encoding ABC transporter ATP-binding protein, with product MLSMNNVNKVFQTADIQTHALRDFNLTVNEGDFVSVTGPSGSGKTTFLNIAGLLETYTSGEFLLDGKDVSLLNDNARSRMRNEKIGFVFQSFNLIPDLNLFDNVDVPLRYRGFNAKERKQRIEANLDRVGLASRMKHLPSQLSGGQQQRVAIARALATDPRFLLADEPTGNLDSSMAAGVMSLLEEINSQGTTIIMVTHDPELAMRASRTIQVKDGRVSELDVIADKAIA from the coding sequence ATGTTATCAATGAACAACGTCAACAAAGTATTTCAAACTGCAGACATTCAGACCCATGCGCTGCGCGATTTTAACCTCACAGTAAACGAAGGCGACTTTGTCAGTGTTACCGGTCCGTCAGGCTCAGGAAAAACCACATTTCTCAATATTGCGGGCCTATTAGAAACTTATACTAGCGGTGAGTTTCTACTCGATGGCAAAGATGTCAGTCTACTCAATGATAATGCCCGTTCACGCATGAGAAATGAAAAGATCGGTTTTGTCTTTCAAAGTTTTAACCTGATCCCTGACCTTAACTTATTCGATAATGTCGATGTACCACTGCGTTATCGTGGCTTCAATGCCAAAGAGCGTAAACAACGAATAGAAGCCAACCTAGACCGTGTAGGCTTAGCGTCACGAATGAAACACCTGCCCAGTCAACTCTCTGGTGGGCAGCAGCAACGTGTGGCGATAGCTCGCGCACTTGCTACTGACCCACGTTTTTTATTGGCGGATGAGCCAACCGGTAATCTTGACTCGTCAATGGCCGCCGGGGTAATGAGTTTGCTAGAAGAAATCAACAGCCAAGGCACTACTATCATTATGGTGACTCATGATCCTGAGCTCGCAATGCGCGCCTCTCGCACCATCCAAGTCAAAGATGGCAGAGTCAGTGAATTAGATGTGATTGCTGATAAAGCCATCGCATAG
- a CDS encoding efflux RND transporter periplasmic adaptor subunit: MAIRDTSDQDTKVIIKKSKSKQWLTITSALIVLIIIVWQVAPAASRWSQASESIARERVRVATVTRGDFTREISVLGRVVAAVSPTVYSPADGTITLMIEAGHEVKKDQALASLDSPELTSRLSQQQAILAGLKSSYERQQIQAKKQHLIDQKAIDLADVRLTSAKREKRRADQGYEKNAISQIDYEKAQDELENARLQHRHTKQDAALNIESLDFDSKSLQLDIHRQELLVSELQRQVDALTIRSPVNGIVGNLNTDNKTFLSKNQAILTVVDLSHYEIEIEIPESYADDLAIGMDVSVQFEQQGFSARLVAISPEILNNQVTGRVRFTQATPAKLRQNQRLNTQIILEHKSDVLQVKRGQFLESSGGRFAYLVNNGLAQKTAISLGARSLSHVEILKGLSEGQQIIISGTDIFNAAEQVLIND; this comes from the coding sequence ATGGCGATCAGGGATACCAGTGATCAAGATACCAAAGTCATTATTAAAAAATCTAAGTCGAAACAATGGCTAACCATTACCAGCGCGCTCATTGTATTAATTATTATTGTTTGGCAAGTTGCACCGGCAGCAAGTCGCTGGAGCCAAGCCAGCGAATCTATTGCTCGGGAGCGGGTACGAGTAGCAACAGTAACACGCGGTGACTTTACTCGCGAAATTTCAGTGCTCGGCCGAGTAGTAGCGGCAGTGAGTCCGACGGTTTACAGCCCAGCCGATGGCACTATCACATTAATGATAGAAGCAGGGCACGAAGTAAAAAAAGATCAGGCTTTAGCAAGCCTAGATAGTCCTGAATTAACCAGTCGTTTATCACAACAACAAGCCATACTTGCTGGGTTAAAATCTAGTTATGAACGCCAACAAATTCAGGCGAAAAAACAGCATCTTATCGACCAAAAAGCGATAGATTTAGCAGATGTGCGTTTGACCTCAGCCAAACGGGAAAAGCGCCGAGCCGATCAGGGCTATGAAAAAAATGCTATCAGCCAGATTGATTACGAGAAAGCTCAGGACGAGCTCGAAAATGCCAGATTACAACATCGACATACAAAACAAGATGCGGCATTAAATATTGAAAGTCTGGATTTCGATAGTAAATCATTACAGCTTGATATTCACCGTCAAGAGCTGCTAGTCAGCGAATTGCAACGTCAGGTTGATGCACTCACCATTCGCTCACCAGTTAATGGCATTGTCGGTAACCTTAACACCGACAATAAAACCTTCTTAAGTAAAAATCAGGCCATTCTTACCGTGGTGGATTTAAGCCACTATGAAATTGAAATTGAAATTCCAGAAAGCTATGCAGATGATTTAGCTATCGGCATGGACGTCAGCGTACAATTTGAACAGCAAGGCTTTAGTGCCCGCTTGGTGGCCATTTCCCCCGAAATACTAAACAATCAGGTTACCGGGCGGGTACGCTTTACTCAAGCTACACCAGCCAAATTACGTCAAAATCAACGGCTAAATACTCAAATCATTCTCGAACATAAATCGGATGTACTGCAGGTCAAGCGTGGTCAATTCTTAGAAAGCAGCGGCGGCCGCTTTGCTTACTTAGTCAATAATGGTTTGGCACAAAAAACAGCCATTAGCTTAGGTGCCAGAAGCCTGAGTCATGTCGAAATACTCAAAGGTTTAAGCGAAGGTCAGCAGATCATTATTTCAGGCACAGATATTTTCAATGCCGCCGAACAAGTACTCATAAACGATTAA
- the lnt gene encoding apolipoprotein N-acyltransferase, giving the protein MRLKAHFKDTTLWLSLCAGLSLVFAYAPFSHWWLPFIVLPVWFIHLEKLIEKQRPSPKENLTKLLAKHSFLFGFGWFASGISWVHVSIAEFGGMPLIASLLLMLLLCLYLAIFPALCGYLTAKSLQLFNKPLTQITWLFSTFWLLTEYLRSIMLTGFPWLSLGYSQINGPLASLGPVIGEVGITFCLLLITSAVANLAMKQQLKSSIVAILFIAGASFICQQQQWVKPTGETITTALVQGNIEQSIKWQPEQQWPTMLKYLDLTRVNYDASLIIWPESAIPAIETMSTTQEFLEIADKSAAINHAAIITGIINYNFESREYFNSLIVLGKKHQEDDNGSYYYNHSNRYNKNHLLPIGEFVPFGDLLRPLAPIFNLPMSSFTRGNYQQPNLVANDIHLLPLICFEIAFTEQLAANFSNNSNILLTVSNDAWFGNSHGPHQHMEIARMRALEFGRPLLRATNNGVTAVTDHRGQITEQLAQFQQAVLTTKVQLVDGMTPYSRYGNYPVWILAFILVFIHLLKK; this is encoded by the coding sequence ATGCGCTTAAAAGCCCATTTTAAAGATACTACTCTTTGGCTCAGCTTATGTGCTGGGCTTAGTTTAGTCTTTGCCTATGCGCCATTTTCACATTGGTGGCTGCCATTTATTGTCTTACCTGTCTGGTTTATCCATTTAGAAAAGCTAATAGAAAAGCAGCGACCAAGTCCTAAGGAAAACTTAACTAAATTACTAGCAAAACACAGCTTTCTTTTTGGCTTTGGCTGGTTTGCCAGTGGCATCAGCTGGGTGCACGTCAGCATCGCAGAGTTTGGCGGTATGCCATTAATTGCTTCTTTACTGTTGATGTTATTACTTTGTTTATACCTTGCTATTTTTCCGGCACTTTGCGGCTATTTAACCGCAAAATCATTACAGCTCTTCAATAAACCGTTAACTCAGATAACGTGGCTGTTTTCAACGTTCTGGTTATTAACGGAATATTTACGCTCTATCATGCTCACGGGCTTTCCCTGGCTTTCGTTAGGATACAGCCAGATAAACGGCCCACTAGCCTCGCTGGGGCCAGTGATTGGCGAAGTTGGTATCACCTTTTGCCTATTGCTAATTACCAGCGCTGTTGCCAATTTAGCTATGAAGCAACAATTAAAATCCTCAATAGTGGCTATTTTATTTATTGCCGGGGCTAGTTTTATTTGTCAGCAGCAGCAATGGGTCAAACCGACCGGTGAAACCATTACCACCGCCCTCGTTCAGGGAAATATTGAACAATCAATAAAATGGCAGCCCGAGCAACAATGGCCCACGATGTTAAAATATCTCGATTTAACCCGGGTAAACTATGACGCCAGTTTAATCATCTGGCCTGAATCTGCAATTCCGGCAATAGAAACCATGAGTACCACTCAGGAGTTTCTGGAAATCGCCGATAAGTCTGCCGCCATTAATCATGCCGCAATTATTACCGGTATTATTAATTATAATTTTGAATCCAGAGAATATTTTAACTCTCTAATCGTACTAGGTAAAAAACATCAGGAAGACGACAACGGCAGCTATTATTACAACCATAGCAACCGCTATAACAAAAATCACCTGCTACCTATTGGTGAGTTTGTCCCCTTTGGCGATTTATTAAGACCACTAGCCCCAATTTTTAATCTGCCAATGTCTTCTTTTACCCGAGGCAATTATCAGCAACCAAATTTAGTCGCTAATGATATTCATTTACTGCCATTGATCTGTTTTGAAATTGCCTTTACTGAGCAATTAGCTGCTAACTTTTCCAATAATAGCAACATATTATTAACTGTCAGTAATGATGCCTGGTTTGGTAACTCTCACGGCCCACATCAACATATGGAAATCGCCCGAATGCGCGCGCTGGAATTTGGTCGCCCGCTATTAAGAGCAACCAATAATGGCGTCACGGCAGTCACTGATCATCGCGGTCAAATCACAGAGCAATTAGCTCAATTTCAACAGGCGGTGCTAACGACCAAAGTACAATTGGTCGACGGCATGACACCCTATAGTCGTTATGGTAACTATCCTGTCTGGATATTAGCCTTTATCCTAGTGTTCATTCACTTACTCAAAAAGTAA
- a CDS encoding HlyC/CorC family transporter, whose translation MSDDNPHSSNGSANKTILDKLVQIFTGEPQNKEELVEVLNDAKDRDLIKPETKQMIEGVLGVSDMRVRDIMIPRSQMVTLDINAPLSESLPIIVESGHSRFPVVNEDIDHIEGILLAKDLLAYNINQQQQPTTLADIIRPAIIVPESKKVEPLLKEFRSQRYHMAIVVDEYGGVSGVVTIEDILELIVGEIEDETDDEIAEDIKHLAGNVYQVKALTEIADFNEYFSCDFDKTDADTIGGIILHKFGHMPKKGEEIAIDDFEFKITSANSRRIQMLQIAIPKGFQINGKTTD comes from the coding sequence ATGAGCGACGACAATCCCCACTCTAGCAACGGCTCTGCAAATAAAACGATATTGGATAAACTTGTTCAAATATTTACTGGAGAGCCGCAAAATAAAGAAGAATTGGTTGAAGTATTAAATGATGCGAAAGATCGCGATTTAATCAAACCAGAAACCAAACAAATGATCGAAGGCGTATTAGGGGTATCTGATATGCGTGTTCGAGACATAATGATCCCTCGCTCGCAAATGGTCACTTTAGACATAAATGCACCATTAAGCGAATCATTACCAATTATTGTTGAATCCGGCCACTCACGCTTTCCTGTGGTCAATGAAGACATCGACCATATCGAAGGGATCTTACTGGCAAAAGATTTATTAGCCTATAACATCAATCAACAGCAACAACCGACTACATTAGCAGATATTATTCGCCCCGCTATCATAGTACCTGAGAGTAAGAAAGTAGAACCCTTGCTGAAAGAATTTCGTTCTCAGCGCTACCATATGGCCATCGTTGTCGATGAATACGGTGGCGTTTCGGGTGTTGTAACCATTGAAGATATCTTAGAATTGATCGTTGGGGAAATCGAAGATGAAACCGATGATGAAATCGCCGAAGACATTAAGCATTTGGCAGGCAATGTCTACCAAGTAAAAGCGCTAACAGAAATTGCTGATTTTAATGAATACTTTAGCTGCGATTTTGATAAAACCGATGCCGATACTATCGGTGGCATTATTTTGCATAAATTTGGTCATATGCCGAAAAAAGGTGAAGAGATCGCCATAGATGATTTTGAATTTAAGATCACCTCTGCCAATAGCCGACGCATTCAAATGTTGCAAATTGCCATTCCGAAAGGTTTTCAAATAAACGGAAAAACAACAGACTAA
- the ybeY gene encoding rRNA maturation RNase YbeY — MAITLDLQLACDNSNLPSETQFNSWLNTALAAYNQSFEITIRVVGPEESQSLNQQYRGKDKPTNVLSFPFEVPEGLELDLLGDLVICADIVEQEAQQQNKPLLNHWAHMVIHGCLHLLGYDHISDEDADEMEALEIKLLANLAIADPYQIS; from the coding sequence ATGGCAATTACATTAGATTTACAGCTTGCCTGTGACAACAGTAATTTACCAAGTGAGACACAATTTAACTCTTGGCTCAATACTGCGTTAGCCGCATATAATCAGTCATTTGAAATCACTATCAGAGTGGTTGGTCCCGAAGAAAGCCAATCACTTAATCAACAATATCGCGGCAAAGATAAACCGACTAATGTATTGTCGTTCCCATTTGAAGTGCCAGAAGGGCTTGAACTTGATTTACTTGGTGATCTGGTCATTTGTGCAGACATCGTAGAACAAGAAGCACAGCAGCAAAATAAGCCTTTACTTAATCATTGGGCACATATGGTAATACATGGCTGCTTGCATTTACTTGGCTATGACCATATATCAGATGAAGACGCCGACGAAATGGAAGCGTTAGAAATCAAATTGTTAGCAAATTTAGCCATTGCTGATCCATATCAAATCAGTTAA
- a CDS encoding PhoH family protein — MSKNSNHSLVLEPVDNSRQANLCGPMDDNLKTIERRLGVEISYRSNEFKIVGEPNNANAVIKLLKDLYLETETIKGKAKAITDEMVHLAILDANVLEQAPTKVDVDYEQMVTIKTKRGIIKPRNKNQSAYVQNVLTNDISFGIGVAGTGKTYLAVACAVDALERQEIRRILLTRPAVEAGEKLGFLPGDLSQKVDPYLRPLYDALFEMLGFEKVEKLIERNVIEIAPLAYMRGRTLNDAFIILDESQNTTVEQMKMFLTRIGFNSRAVITGDVTQVDLPRGQKSGLRHAIEVLENIPGVSFNFFQSKDVVRHPVVARIVEAYDAHEQKVNRLKAQKKAQEQQASEQKAPNNKDEHH, encoded by the coding sequence TTGAGTAAAAATAGTAATCACAGTTTAGTATTAGAGCCAGTTGATAACTCCAGACAAGCGAATTTATGCGGTCCTATGGATGACAATCTAAAAACCATAGAGCGTCGTCTAGGCGTTGAGATCAGTTATCGAAGTAATGAATTTAAAATTGTCGGCGAGCCGAATAACGCAAACGCGGTGATCAAATTACTAAAAGATCTCTACTTGGAAACCGAAACTATCAAAGGCAAGGCAAAAGCCATTACCGACGAAATGGTTCATCTCGCTATTTTAGATGCCAATGTCTTAGAGCAAGCACCGACAAAAGTTGATGTTGATTATGAGCAAATGGTGACCATAAAAACCAAACGTGGCATCATTAAACCTCGTAATAAAAATCAGTCAGCCTATGTGCAAAATGTACTGACTAACGACATCAGCTTTGGTATTGGCGTAGCAGGTACAGGGAAAACTTATCTTGCCGTTGCCTGTGCCGTAGACGCATTGGAACGTCAGGAAATCCGCCGTATATTACTGACTCGCCCTGCGGTTGAAGCGGGTGAAAAACTTGGTTTTTTACCCGGTGATTTATCTCAAAAAGTCGACCCCTATTTACGTCCATTGTATGACGCCTTGTTTGAGATGCTTGGCTTTGAAAAAGTAGAAAAACTAATCGAACGTAATGTCATTGAAATTGCACCACTAGCCTATATGCGTGGCCGAACGTTAAATGACGCTTTTATCATCTTAGATGAGAGCCAAAATACTACGGTCGAGCAGATGAAAATGTTCTTAACTCGTATCGGTTTTAATTCTCGCGCGGTGATCACCGGAGATGTCACTCAGGTAGACTTACCACGCGGACAAAAATCAGGTCTGCGTCATGCCATCGAAGTGTTAGAAAATATTCCCGGGGTCAGTTTTAATTTCTTCCAGTCAAAAGATGTCGTCAGACATCCTGTGGTCGCCCGTATCGTTGAAGCTTATGATGCCCATGAGCAAAAGGTTAACCGCTTAAAGGCCCAGAAAAAGGCACAAGAACAACAAGCTAGCGAACAAAAAGCACCAAATAATAAGGATGAACATCACTAA
- the miaB gene encoding tRNA (N6-isopentenyl adenosine(37)-C2)-methylthiotransferase MiaB — MSKKLYIKTWGCQMNEYDSQKMAELLDSTHGYELAEEAEDADVILLNTCSIREKAQEKVFHQLGRWKNLKKDKPELLIGVGGCVASQEGDAIRQRAPFVDMVFGPQTLHRLPEMIQQVTGEHNPVVDVSFPEIEKFDRLPEPKAEGATAFVSIMEGCSKYCTFCVVPYTRGEEVSRPLDDVLYEIAQLAEQGVREVNLLGQNVNAYRGHTHDGTICRFSELIRLIATIDGIDRIRYTTSHPVEFTDDIIDVYKDVPELVSHLHLPVQSGSDRILTQMKRGHTALEYKSQIRKLRKARPDICMSSDFIVGFPGESDADFEATMDLIKAVDFDLSFSFIYSARPGTPAADMVDDIDDDVKKQRLQILQDRINQQALRIARQMLETEQRILVEGPSKKNPMELRGRTENNRIVNFEGPHSVIGQFVDVKITDVYANSLRGELIRQESEMGLRIAHSPADILSNSHHQAKPANIDDLGVGVFTP; from the coding sequence ATGAGTAAAAAGCTGTATATCAAAACTTGGGGCTGTCAAATGAACGAGTATGACTCGCAGAAAATGGCAGAACTTTTAGATTCAACTCATGGCTATGAGTTAGCTGAAGAAGCTGAAGATGCGGACGTTATATTACTTAATACCTGTTCTATCCGTGAAAAAGCTCAAGAGAAAGTATTCCATCAATTAGGGCGCTGGAAAAACCTGAAGAAAGACAAACCTGAGCTGTTAATTGGTGTTGGCGGTTGTGTTGCTTCACAAGAAGGAGATGCTATTCGCCAACGTGCGCCATTTGTCGACATGGTCTTCGGTCCACAAACCTTGCATCGCTTACCGGAAATGATCCAACAAGTCACTGGTGAGCATAACCCAGTGGTTGATGTTAGTTTCCCAGAAATTGAAAAATTTGACCGTTTGCCAGAGCCTAAGGCCGAAGGTGCAACCGCCTTTGTTTCTATTATGGAAGGTTGTAGTAAATATTGTACTTTCTGTGTAGTGCCCTATACCCGAGGTGAAGAAGTCAGTCGTCCGCTTGATGACGTACTTTATGAGATAGCACAACTTGCAGAGCAAGGGGTACGCGAAGTCAATTTACTTGGCCAAAACGTCAATGCATATCGAGGTCATACACATGATGGGACAATCTGCCGATTTTCTGAGTTAATCCGCTTAATAGCGACAATAGATGGCATCGACCGCATTCGTTATACCACTTCTCACCCGGTTGAATTTACCGATGATATTATCGACGTCTATAAAGATGTACCTGAGTTAGTCAGCCATTTACATTTACCGGTACAAAGTGGATCAGACCGTATTTTAACGCAAATGAAACGCGGTCATACTGCACTGGAATATAAATCGCAAATTCGTAAATTACGTAAAGCTCGCCCGGACATTTGCATGTCATCAGACTTTATCGTGGGTTTCCCAGGTGAAAGTGATGCTGACTTTGAAGCAACAATGGATCTGATCAAAGCCGTTGATTTTGATTTAAGCTTCAGCTTTATCTACAGCGCTCGCCCGGGGACACCGGCAGCCGATATGGTCGATGATATTGACGATGATGTGAAAAAACAGCGTCTGCAAATATTACAAGATCGTATCAACCAGCAGGCATTACGTATCGCCAGACAAATGCTCGAGACTGAACAACGTATTCTGGTAGAAGGTCCGTCGAAGAAAAACCCAATGGAATTAAGAGGCCGCACCGAAAATAATCGTATCGTTAACTTTGAAGGCCCACATTCAGTGATCGGACAATTTGTTGACGTTAAAATCACCGATGTTTACGCTAACTCATTACGTGGTGAATTAATTCGCCAGGAAAGCGAAATGGGCTTACGTATTGCGCACTCTCCGGCAGATATATTGTCTAATAGTCATCATCAGGCAAAACCTGCCAATATTGATGATCTTGGTGTCGGTGTATTCACTCCATAA
- a CDS encoding FAD-dependent oxidoreductase, whose product MKKFDCVIVGGGMVGAASALALAQLGLTVAVIEKSAPATFSSDQAFDLRVSAISLGSQHLLEQLGAWQQLVKWRLCPYHRLGVWEHDFVNTEFLADEIAQPYLGHIIENRLIQLSLWQQITVEDNITLLCPESLVNFSQNDQEVIVQLAEQSIGCKILVAADGANSQVRQLANIGITGWDYQQACLLVNVETAAEQQDITWQQFTPTGPMAMLPMPGNHASLVWYHQKDEIKRLSQLPHSALQQEILNHFPNRLGDINVIDKASFPLTRRHANQYQKGRVLLLGDAAHTINPLAGQGVNLGFKDVKALQTVIAKAIGDGLSWHDSSVLTQYEKTRRADNLLMMSTMDALYAGFSHPSPLMKVIRNSGLALANQLPWVKSKALAYACGI is encoded by the coding sequence ATGAAAAAATTTGATTGTGTGATTGTCGGCGGCGGTATGGTAGGAGCAGCCAGTGCGTTAGCGTTGGCGCAACTAGGGTTAACCGTTGCTGTGATTGAAAAATCTGCACCTGCCACATTTTCAAGTGACCAAGCGTTTGATTTAAGAGTGTCGGCAATATCCCTTGGCTCTCAGCATTTACTAGAGCAGCTTGGGGCTTGGCAACAATTGGTTAAGTGGCGGCTTTGTCCTTACCATCGATTAGGCGTTTGGGAGCATGATTTTGTTAATACTGAGTTTTTGGCAGATGAAATCGCACAACCCTATCTTGGTCATATTATTGAAAATCGCTTAATTCAATTGTCGCTATGGCAGCAAATCACTGTAGAGGACAATATTACCTTATTGTGCCCTGAATCTTTGGTTAACTTTAGTCAAAACGATCAAGAAGTTATTGTGCAACTAGCTGAACAATCCATTGGTTGCAAAATATTAGTAGCTGCTGATGGCGCAAACTCACAAGTAAGACAACTTGCTAATATTGGTATTACTGGCTGGGACTATCAGCAAGCATGTCTGTTGGTCAATGTAGAAACCGCAGCAGAGCAGCAAGATATTACCTGGCAACAATTTACCCCAACAGGTCCTATGGCTATGTTGCCAATGCCAGGGAATCACGCGTCATTAGTGTGGTATCACCAAAAAGATGAAATTAAGCGTTTATCTCAGTTACCTCACTCTGCTTTACAGCAAGAGATCTTGAATCATTTTCCAAATCGCTTAGGGGATATTAACGTTATAGATAAAGCGAGTTTTCCATTAACCCGGCGTCATGCCAATCAGTATCAAAAAGGTCGAGTATTACTACTCGGAGATGCTGCTCATACGATTAATCCGCTGGCAGGACAGGGCGTTAATTTAGGCTTTAAAGATGTTAAGGCATTACAAACTGTAATTGCAAAAGCAATTGGTGATGGACTCTCTTGGCATGACTCAAGCGTGTTAACGCAATATGAAAAAACACGTCGTGCTGATAATTTATTAATGATGTCGACAATGGATGCTCTATACGCAGGCTTTAGCCATCCATCACCATTAATGAAAGTGATACGAAACAGTGGTCTAGCGTTAGCTAATCAATTGCCTTGGGTAAAAAGTAAAGCATTGGCCTACGCCTGTGGTATTTAA
- a CDS encoding DUF3718 domain-containing protein, with protein sequence MKKYYPLICLIISLGLFTPYAQAFNIAQNICEYIAADDKKRLRKLLKTNHLKLRKLYGEIACNGQNMMVFSAKRQAKDIGELLTKKLPKSVLKENLAEVEGLSPDIANFMKERIQ encoded by the coding sequence ATGAAAAAATATTATCCATTAATATGTCTTATTATCTCTCTCGGTTTGTTTACCCCTTATGCACAGGCGTTTAATATTGCGCAAAACATCTGTGAATATATAGCTGCCGACGATAAGAAGCGTTTACGTAAGTTATTAAAGACCAATCATCTAAAATTGAGAAAGCTATATGGCGAAATCGCTTGCAACGGTCAAAACATGATGGTGTTTTCTGCCAAACGCCAAGCCAAAGACATTGGTGAGCTATTAACAAAAAAATTACCTAAGTCTGTATTAAAAGAAAATTTAGCTGAAGTCGAAGGTTTATCCCCTGATATTGCCAATTTCATGAAAGAAAGAATCCAATAA
- a CDS encoding DUF3718 domain-containing protein yields MKILLTSVVCAAVLISVTPKSYADDSMALRICEYVQANDKQRLRKFLKKQKIKIRNIYDDLRCNGDNLLIFGAKASALDVGEFIIGQLPTKKVAADIESLDKHSKHLAAKAKERVGS; encoded by the coding sequence ATGAAAATATTATTAACTTCTGTCGTCTGTGCAGCTGTCCTTATTAGCGTTACTCCAAAAAGTTATGCCGATGACTCAATGGCTTTAAGGATCTGTGAATATGTGCAAGCTAATGATAAACAGCGACTGAGAAAGTTTTTAAAAAAACAAAAAATTAAAATCCGTAATATTTATGACGATCTGCGTTGCAATGGTGATAATTTACTAATTTTTGGTGCTAAAGCGAGTGCATTGGATGTAGGTGAATTTATTATTGGTCAACTACCTACTAAAAAAGTGGCTGCTGATATAGAAAGCCTTGATAAACATTCAAAACACTTAGCCGCTAAAGCAAAAGAACGCGTCGGTAGTTAA
- the ychF gene encoding redox-regulated ATPase YchF — translation MGFKCGIVGLPNVGKSTLFNALTKAGIEAANFPFCTIEPNTGVVPVPDPRLDKLAAIVNPERVLPTTMEFVDIAGLVAGASKGEGLGNKFLANIRETDAIGHVVRCFENENIVHVAGGVNPADDIEVINTELALADMDTAERAILRQTKRAKGGDKDAKFELPVLEKILKHVEDGHMIRSLDLTKEELNAVKYLNFLTVKPTMYIANVNDDGFENNPYLDTVREIAEKEGAVVVPVCAEIEGELSEMDEEDRAIFMEEMGLDEPGLNRVINSGYGLLSLQTYFTAGVKEVRAWTVKQNATAPQAAGVIHTDFEKGFIRAEVVSYDNFIQYNGESGAKEAGKWRLEGKDYQVQDGDVVHFRFNV, via the coding sequence ATGGGTTTTAAATGTGGCATCGTTGGTTTACCTAACGTTGGAAAATCAACTCTTTTCAATGCATTAACTAAAGCAGGCATTGAAGCGGCAAACTTTCCGTTTTGTACAATCGAACCAAATACCGGGGTTGTGCCTGTACCAGATCCGCGTTTAGATAAGCTTGCCGCTATTGTAAACCCAGAACGTGTACTACCGACCACAATGGAATTTGTTGATATTGCCGGACTAGTTGCAGGTGCATCTAAAGGTGAAGGTTTAGGTAATAAGTTTCTCGCTAATATCAGAGAAACCGATGCCATCGGTCATGTAGTGCGTTGTTTTGAAAATGAAAATATTGTCCATGTTGCTGGTGGTGTTAACCCTGCCGACGATATTGAGGTCATTAACACCGAATTAGCACTAGCAGATATGGATACCGCAGAACGCGCGATTTTACGCCAAACCAAAAGAGCTAAAGGTGGCGACAAAGACGCTAAGTTTGAATTACCGGTATTAGAAAAAATATTAAAACACGTTGAAGACGGTCATATGATCCGCTCGTTAGATTTAACTAAAGAAGAGTTAAATGCGGTGAAATACCTGAACTTTTTAACGGTTAAACCCACCATGTATATAGCCAACGTTAATGACGACGGTTTCGAAAACAACCCTTATTTAGATACAGTGCGTGAAATTGCAGAAAAAGAAGGGGCTGTTGTCGTGCCAGTATGTGCCGAAATTGAAGGCGAACTGTCAGAAATGGACGAAGAAGATCGTGCAATCTTTATGGAAGAAATGGGATTGGATGAGCCAGGATTAAACCGAGTGATCAATTCCGGTTATGGCCTGTTAAGTCTGCAAACTTATTTCACTGCCGGAGTAAAAGAAGTACGCGCCTGGACAGTTAAACAAAATGCTACCGCTCCTCAGGCAGCAGGTGTGATCCACACCGACTTTGAAAAAGGCTTTATTCGCGCAGAAGTGGTCAGTTACGATAACTTTATCCAATATAATGGTGAGTCAGGCGCGAAAGAAGCGGGTAAATGGCGCCTCGAAGGTAAAGATTATCAAGTACAAGACGGTGATGTCGTCCACTTTAGGTTTAACGTTTAA